In one window of Hyla sarda isolate aHylSar1 chromosome 1, aHylSar1.hap1, whole genome shotgun sequence DNA:
- the GEMIN7 gene encoding gem-associated protein 7 isoform X2, with amino-acid sequence MSERTAREPPLLPQVPIIRLPRPPSPSGRGFDLSSPRALAHRSSDGHQKIRSNLRLHFLRSLLASSGLPVTFTLYQRVTVSAEKFNACDIEGHNFQVSNLQTPLGVQKEALIRGPDIISYSFNL; translated from the coding sequence GAACCCCCACTCCTTCCTCAGGTTCCTATAATTCGCCTTCCCCGGCCACCATCACCTTCTGGGCGTGGTTTTGATCTATCCTCACCGCGAGCTTTGGCACATCGTAGTTCTGATGGCCACCAGAAAATTCGGTCTAATCTTCGGCTCCACTTTCTTCGCAGCCTTCTTGCTTCTTCGGGTCTTCCAGTCACATTCACGCTTTACCAGCGTGTCACAGTTTCCGCTGAGAAGTTTAATGCCTGTGACATAGAGGGGCATAACTTCCAAGTCTCTAACCTGCAAACACCTCTTGGTGTGCAAAAGGAAGCACTAATTCGTGGGCCAGAtattatttcctattcctttaatCTATAA
- the GEMIN7 gene encoding gem-associated protein 7 isoform X3, with the protein MSERTEPPLLPQVPIIRLPRPPSPSGRGFDLSSPRALAHRSSDGHQKIRSNLRLHFLRSLLASSGLPVTFTLYQRVTVSAEKFNACDIEGHNFQVSNLQTPLGVQKEALIRGPDIISYSFNL; encoded by the coding sequence GAACCCCCACTCCTTCCTCAGGTTCCTATAATTCGCCTTCCCCGGCCACCATCACCTTCTGGGCGTGGTTTTGATCTATCCTCACCGCGAGCTTTGGCACATCGTAGTTCTGATGGCCACCAGAAAATTCGGTCTAATCTTCGGCTCCACTTTCTTCGCAGCCTTCTTGCTTCTTCGGGTCTTCCAGTCACATTCACGCTTTACCAGCGTGTCACAGTTTCCGCTGAGAAGTTTAATGCCTGTGACATAGAGGGGCATAACTTCCAAGTCTCTAACCTGCAAACACCTCTTGGTGTGCAAAAGGAAGCACTAATTCGTGGGCCAGAtattatttcctattcctttaatCTATAA
- the GEMIN7 gene encoding gem-associated protein 7 isoform X4 translates to MLYEPPLLPQVPIIRLPRPPSPSGRGFDLSSPRALAHRSSDGHQKIRSNLRLHFLRSLLASSGLPVTFTLYQRVTVSAEKFNACDIEGHNFQVSNLQTPLGVQKEALIRGPDIISYSFNL, encoded by the coding sequence GAACCCCCACTCCTTCCTCAGGTTCCTATAATTCGCCTTCCCCGGCCACCATCACCTTCTGGGCGTGGTTTTGATCTATCCTCACCGCGAGCTTTGGCACATCGTAGTTCTGATGGCCACCAGAAAATTCGGTCTAATCTTCGGCTCCACTTTCTTCGCAGCCTTCTTGCTTCTTCGGGTCTTCCAGTCACATTCACGCTTTACCAGCGTGTCACAGTTTCCGCTGAGAAGTTTAATGCCTGTGACATAGAGGGGCATAACTTCCAAGTCTCTAACCTGCAAACACCTCTTGGTGTGCAAAAGGAAGCACTAATTCGTGGGCCAGAtattatttcctattcctttaatCTATAA